A single Aythya fuligula isolate bAytFul2 chromosome 21, bAytFul2.pri, whole genome shotgun sequence DNA region contains:
- the PERM1 gene encoding PGC-1 and ERR-induced regulator in muscle protein 1 → MDDFEYSIQLNDRDWAEFFQAAEECNLLPASLATAEEQCLSDIEQGDGVPAPRSASADGELAARPGRGPGAGRASCSPRGVPGADEDEADPCSAGSFPRGSDQPGRPLPAPMPSAQGTQPPRPPAADSIPGQDAACEGAAPQTASGEGATTTTSSSSGVMEPAGHPAAPRAPAHGGEAGGEQPRGSPVAAQGGAPDVLARKSLSAAACVEPGVQGPAPNLPPSPAPEAAPSCPARPPEIGQKTGPEPSSPEVVRPKVPAQTRKSRKQRGAGASEVTPGDREPAGTPAQGSGAPTRAPSSSPLTSRKSKGKEKAAKPAPVRLGSEEAAESKRPATSPGTDEGDVPASIPPRQKVKEPGAQSPGKTRAPKLPKAGQAGGSGVRDDVPLILTTAAPDPPGEACREGKALRPQSVAVPAGNAAGGGPGEPAAEPPVEVSPPGSAAGGCARANSLDVTWPEMYDYLFCDSQGEEEAMGNSVEGEKTPLEREMSLPELYEYFFNEPEGNRKKVKGKERKRKKFSSLDHDQQKEEPDLALAKEPQAATVPELYEHFFPDRPRNRGGWRGLIFTTPASEVKKAVGALRSFLQKPMNLGGGQVPVPPALARRGSGEPLALVPLRRGQAQPQALDMALALRGIPEAPLPLTHKDMCLVFCAFASWAVKTSDLQAPDAWKTMFLASFGTLSAIRYFRRQAREGRPRT, encoded by the exons ATGGATGACTTCGAGTACAGCATCCAGCTGAACGACAGGGACTGGGCTGAATTCTTCCAGGCGGCCGAGGAATGCAATCTATTGCCGGCCTCCCTGGCCACGGCGGAGGAGCAGTGTCTCAGTGACATTGAGCAAGGGGACGGCGTGCCCGCTCCGCGCAGCGCCAGCGCGGACGGGGAGCTGGCAGCGAGGCCGGGCAGagggccaggggctggcagggcgaGCTGCTCCCCACGTGGGGTGCCCGGGGCGGACGAGGACGAAGCGGACCCGTGCTCAGCAGGCAGCTTTCCGCGTGGGAGCGACCAGCCCGGCCGCCCGCTGCCCGCTCCCATGCCCAGCGCGCAGGGGACGCAGCCGCCCCGTCCCCCCGCGGCCGACAGCATCCCGGGGCAGGACGCGGCATGCGAGGGGGCAGCGCCACAGACGGCATCGGGGGAAGGAGCCAcgaccaccaccagcagcagcagtggggtcATGGAGCCTGCTGGCCACCCCGCTGCACCCCGAGCCCCTGCGCACGGAGGGGAAGCcgggggggagcagccccgtgGAAGCCCGGTGGCGGCACAAGGGGGTGCCCCGGATGTTTTGGCGAGGAAAAGTCTTAGCGCAGCTGCCTGCGTGGAGCCTGGGGTGCAGGGACCCGCTCCCAacctcccccccagccctgccccggaggctgctcccagctgcccgGCTCGGCCCCCAGAAATTGGGCAGAAAACGGGGCCGGAGCCCAGCTCCCCGGAGGTGGTGAGACCCAAGGTGCCAGCACAGACGAGGAAGAGCCGTAAGCAGCGTGGTGCCGGTGCCTCCGAGGTGACCCCGGGGGACAGGGAGCCAGCGGGGACCCCGGCACAGGGCAGCGGGGCACCCACCAGGGCACCATCGTCCTCCCCGCTGACCTCGAGGAAGagcaaagggaaggagaaggcgGCCAAGCCGGCACCCGTGCGGCTGGGGAGCGAGGAGGCGGCGGAGAGCAAGCGGCCAGCAACGAGCCCTGGCACGGATGAGGGAGACGTGCCCGCGAGCATCCCCCCGAGGCAGAAGGTGAAGGAGCCGGGGGCACAGTCCCCGGGGAAGACGAGGGCCCCCAAGCTCCCTAAGGCAGGCCAGGCAGGGGGCTCGGGCGTGCGCGACGACGTGCCGCTGATTCTTACCACCGCAGCCCCAGACCCTCCGGGAGAGGCGTGCCGGGAGGGGAAGGCTCTCCGTCCCCAAAGCGTGGCAGTTCCTGCAGGAAATGCTGCCGGGGGgggccctggggagcctgcagCCGAGCCCCCCGTGGAGGTGAGccccccaggctctgcagcaggggGCTGCGCAAGGGCAAACTCGCTGGATGTGACTTGGCCCGAGATGTACGACTATTTGTTCTGTGACTCCCAAGGGGAAGAAGAAGCCATGGGGAACTCGGTGGAGGGCGAGAAAACACCCTTGGAAAGGGAAATGTCCTTGCCTGAActgtatgaatattttttcaatgaacctgaaggaaacaggaaaaaagtcaAGGGTAAAGAGAGGAAGCGAAAGAAGTTCAGCAGCTTGGACCACGATCAGCAGAAAGAGGAACCCGACCTGGCGCTGGCCAAAGAGCCCCAGGCTGCCACGGTCCCGGAGCTGTACGAACACTTCTTTCCCGACAGGCCTCGGAACAgggggggctggcgggggcTTATCTTCACCACGCCAGCCTCCGAGGTGAAGAAAGCCGTGGGGGCTTTGAGATCCTTCCTACAAAAGCCGATGAACCTCGGCGGAGGCCAAGTGCCGGTGCCGCCGGCTTTGGCGCGGAGAGGATCCGGAGAGCCGCTCGCCCTCGTGCCGCTGAGAAGAGGCCAGGCACAACCCCAGGCTTTGGACATGGCCCTTGCCCTGAGAG GGATACCCGAGGCCCCGCTGCCGCTGACCCACAAGGACATGTGCCTCGTCTTCTGCGCCTTCGCCTCCTGGGCGGTGAAAACCTCCGACCTGCAGGCTCCGGACGCCTGGAAAACCA tgttcCTGGCGAGCTTTGGCACGCTGTCTGCCATCCGCTACTTCCGACGGCAGGCCAGAGAAGGACGCCCGCGGACCTAA